The following coding sequences are from one Schizosaccharomyces osmophilus chromosome 1, complete sequence window:
- the mat2-Mi gene encoding M-specific polypeptide Mi at silenced MAT2 locus — METSELQEIYKICDAIQLKLSSLTLANKTKINLRKKKQKHNNYKLHISTVQ; from the coding sequence atGGAAACGTCGGAACTACaggaaatttataaaatttgtGACGCTATACAGCTAAAACTCTCTTCATTAACCCTAGcaaataaaaccaaaataaacttgaggaagaagaagcaaaaacacAACAACTATAAACTACATATAAGCACGGTTCAGTAA
- the mat2-Mc gene encoding M-specific HMG-box DNA-binding transcription factor Mc at silenced MAT2 locus, with the protein MQVNSTLPQMPSEMSDPEWKLKKYLTKDALKSIEDGRGAAYFVPEGYTPLLVPMSQTYRFESYGLAQTPQLTSYKLDNCRVPGYIMKNIRKQNMPARAPRPPNAFILYRKEKQSLLSETNPGMTNAEVSKLVGQLWKEESNEVKLKYFKMSECYKTEHEKLYPNYKYQPRTRKSKNYLK; encoded by the coding sequence ATGCAAGTGAATTCTACTTTACCACAAATGCCTAGTGAAATGTCTGATCCAGAatggaaattgaaaaagtactTAACAAAAGATGCTTTAAAATCTATTGAAGACGGGAGAGGTGCTGCATATTTTGTACCAGAGGGCTATACCCCATTACTTGTTCCCATGTCTCAGACCTACCGGTTTGAAAGCTATGGTTTAGCACAGACTCCACAATTGACATCTTATAAACTGGATAACTGCAGAGTACCGGGATACATAATGAAGAACATACGAAAGCAAAACATGCCTGCAAGAGCACCGCGACCACCGAATGCCTTCATTCTATACcgtaaagaaaagcaatcatTACTATCCGAAACCAATCCTGGTATGACTAATGCTGAGGTTTCTAAATTGGTTGGTCAGCTCTGGAAAGAGGAATCAAATGAAGTGAAGTTGAAGTACTTTAAGATGTCAGAATGTTATAAAACCGAACACGAAAAACTGTATCCAAACTACAAATATCAACCAAGAACGAGGAAGTCTAAGAATTATTTAAAGTAA
- the mat3-Pi gene encoding P-specific transcription factor Pi at silenced MAT3 locus codes for MKELISFLNNLLRKFVTINHERFGFILEQLKHAYGLLVDVKHVPAKYILESFKILESIKHVCNVKIHENVTRNTLNFSLQAQLFKPNVLNCIHISNASGRPLVTSRDTCADCIKAHLMRWLLLHVDNPYPTPSEYYQLCLETGLTRNQLRNWFSNRRR; via the coding sequence atgaaagaattgatctcttttttaaataatttacTGCGAAAATTTGTTACAATTAATCATGAAAGATTTGGATTTATATTAGAGCAATTGAAACACGCGTATGGACTACTGGTTGATGTTAAACACGTCCCTGCTAAGTACATTCTTGAGAGCTTTAAAATATTGGAATCAATTAAACACGTCTGCAATGTTAAAATACACGAAAATGTCACGCGAAACACTCTTAACTTCAGTTTACAAGCTCAACTTTTCAAACCAAATGTATTGAACTGCATTCACATAAGTAACGCGAGTGGACGTCCCTTAGTGACATCCAGAGATACCTGTGCAGATTGTATCAAGGCTCATTTAATGCGTTGGCTATTACTTCATGTTGATAATCCATATCCTACACCTTCAGAATACTACCAATTGTGTCTTGAAACTGGTTTAACGAGAAATCAATTGCGTAATTGGTTTTCCAATAGACGACGCTAA
- the mat3-Pc gene encoding P-specific transcription factor Pc at silenced MAT3 locus: MNPTLKNPVFLPVLTPSTLFKTRKNRTSNHNYKNGFILFRSRIHKLLKSSGDWGGVSAKCSNIWRSLPQNVKSAWSQTAELSQYQDVRKQIATLEKIILTLWHKEHNNYKLHISTVQ, from the coding sequence atgAATCCAACATTAAAAAACCCAGTGTTCTTACCGGTTCTAACACCTTCTACTTTAtttaaaacaagaaaaaatcggACGTCTAATCACAACTATAAGAACGGTTTCATCTTATTTCGGAGCAGGATTCACAAGCTTTTAAAATCTTCAGGAGACTGGGGCGGTGTCTCTGCTAAATGTTCAAATATATGGCGTTCTTTACCTCAAAATGTTAAATCAGCATGGTCACAAACAGCAGAATTAAGTCAGTACCAGGATGTGCGGAAACAAATTGCAAcgttagaaaaaattatccTTACCCTCTGGCATAAAGAACACAACAACTATAAACTACATATAAGCACGGTTCAGTAA
- a CDS encoding hexaprenyldihydroxybenzoate methyltransferase, Coq3 variant, whose translation MSNITDLNVRYFNAEKAHEYDNPSTLAVTKIISKKILQLSTESANPAVNLDQASSYEQFSEDSVDVNEHFTNVDKFWESKTIRLLDFACGTGLISEHLAPYCDSILGLDISPAMVDKFNHKFQILNVKKEKAHAEHVDLRSETEPNDRIAGKYDAAVCSMAYHHIKDVDFITKKLKDCLKSSGRLYVVDFLRGAGSFHGNMSADFHASHGIGHPNGFTKQQYIELFEKTGFKDVVVSDGFQTKVWVDEAKYHKSTSNPNPEVKQLTKDKALYAVKLGLVIASGRKP comes from the coding sequence ATGTCTAATATTACCGACTTGAATGTAAGATATTTCAACGCCGAAAAGGCTCATGAGTATGACAATCCCAGTACGTTGGCAGTGACAAAAATTATTagcaaaaagattttgcaACTCTCTACTGAATCAGCAAACCCAGCTGTTAATTTGGACCAAGCCTCCTCCTATGAACAGTTCAGTGAAGATTCAGTAGATGTTAATGAACACTTCACAAATGTTGATAAATTTTGGGAATCCAAAACCATTCGCTTGCTTGATTTTGCGTGCGGAACTGGCTTAATTAGCGAACATTTGGCACCTTATTGTGACAGTATCCTTGGACTCGATATTTCACCAGCAATGGTCGACAAATTTAATCACAAGTTTCAGATTCTGAATgttaaaaaggaaaaggcTCACGCTGAACACGTGGATTTGAGATCAGAGACAGAGCCTAACGATCGAATTGCTGGAAAGTATGACGCTGCTGTTTGTTCTATGGCTTACCACCATATTAAAGACGTGGATTTCATTACtaaaaagctaaaagaCTGTTTGAAATCATCAGGTCGTCTATACGTGGTTGATTTTCTGAGAGGCGCTGGAAGTTTTCACGGGAATATGTCAGCGGATTTCCATGCTAGTCATGGTATCGGTCATCCAAACGGGTTTACAAAGCAACAATATATCGAActctttgaaaaaaccGGTTTTAAAGATGTTGTCGTTTCTGATGGATTTCAAACTAAAGTATGGGTTGATGAAGCTAAATATCATAAGTCTACTTCAAACCCAAATCCTGAAGTGAAGCAGTTGACTAAAGATAAGGCTTTGTATGCTGTCAAACTTGGCTTAGTCATCGCTTCAGGTCGAAAGCCTTAG
- the odr1 gene encoding HAD superfamily hydrolase, with product MKGESELNLPSADQIKLIVCDVDGTLLDRNHNFHERNYRALEYLRKQDPELPIVLATGRQRSSVSNIREPLELDAFPCIHLNGCVVYNQGELFSQVGLSKELVYSIFSNVLEYDTTAVLAYDHNMVYPLKNDSESGGIRFLKDAGEVLGLETPDKTILERVISNELPVTKLAIYEKNHERFTKIKESLMRNDQEEYTVTQSMPFIVEVIPSSANKATGLTNILTKIYPHIHLDEVLSFGDAQNDVCVFEITGHSVCIRNGMPAAIQAAKYISSSPNHEGAVGEVLEHIYKIPPYY from the coding sequence ATGAAAGGTGAATCGGAATTGAATTTGCCCAGTGCCGACCAAATCAAGCTCATTGTATGCGATGTTGACGGGACATTGCTAGACAGAAACCATAATTTTCATGAACGAAATTATAGAGCATTAGAATATTTACGAAAACAGGATCCCGAATTACCTATCGTACTAGCGACTGGCCGGCAGCGTTCTTCTGTCAGTAATATTCGAGAACCATTGGAATTGGATGCATTTCCGTGTATCCACCTGAATGGTTGCGTAGTATATAACCAGGGCGAATTATTTTCTCAAGTAGgactttcaaaagaattggtGTACTCcatattttcaaatgtCTTGGAATATGATACTACGGCCGTATTGGCGTATGATCACAATATGGTATACCCATTGAAAAACGATTCCGAAAGCGGTGGTATTCGATTTCTGAAGGATGCTGGTGAAGTTCTTGGATTAGAGACTCCAGATAAAACTATCTTAGAACGAGTCATTTCTAATGAGCTACCAGTAACCAAATTGGcaatttatgaaaagaaccATGAACGGTTCACTAAAATTAAGGAATCTCTCATGAGAAATGATCAGGAAGAATACACGGTAACTCAAAGTATGCCCTTTATAGTTGAAGTTATTCCTTCTTCTGCAAACAAAGCAACCGGGTTGACCAATATTTTGACCAAAATATATCCTCATATTCACCTAGATGAAGTTTTAAGCTTTGGAGATGCTCAAAACGATGTTTGCGTGTTTGAGATTACCGGACATTCCGTCTGTATTCGCAATGGCATGCCTGCCGCCATTCAAGCAGCAAAGTATATCTCTAGTTCCCCAAACCATGAAGGTGCAGTTGGCGAAGTATTAGAGcatatttacaaaattccTCCATATTACTGA
- the frp1 gene encoding plasma membrane ferric-chelate reductase Frp1 — protein sequence MIKSGHKWAVIAICLIIGCLLALSGLYVIETARVYFKSRKRDSSAKTYASPVERVYLVIRNIYLYVITNKVILTLIAVPIVFAIAVPFVGKETPPKHEKGNWSATAVGGRCGFLAAALFFISYFFSLKNNPFSLMLFTSHEKMNYVHRRLSQFAIMLGVIHGLIYIGKDSHKHRKLVEPVFRWGYGILGLMVIMIVSALPFFRRRFYEWFFVLHHACSIGFLICIHYHDRHCVPYMKAALACYVFDRGCRILRSFINRTKFEVSMIEENVIYLRGKKPKVSFFSLPWSSGSHVFISIPRFSFWQIHPFTLASCPSDDYVELVVAVRKGFTQRLANKMNSTTNPLSGEVEKVKSSNDADIVISEWHSGRDESSSDNEINSDANSAASAKQMTVLLDGPYGPVSNPFRNYAYVFLAAGGVGITYTLPILRDLLLKPGNTLHITFVWSCRSLKLLSLFTRVLEDSLDQKQVSVRIYCHLTTSYPVKERLISKSSGSNLVQYCDGKPNLENYIKDHYGLSDTKTNTVAACGSEAFLKHLKKEVTSQQKWDADIFQHYEEI from the coding sequence ATGATTAAATCTGGGCATAAATGGGCAGTCATTGCCATATGCTTAATTATTGGATGCTTACTTGCTCTCTCTGGACTTTATGTTATAGAAACTGCGAGGGTTTATTTTAAATCACGTAAAAGAGACAGCTCCGCCAAGACATATGCCTCTCCTGTAGAGCGCGTTTATTTGGTAATTCGAaacatttatttatatgtAATAACGAATAAAGTTATCTTGACTCTAATTGCTGTTCCCattgtttttgcaattgcCGTTCCATTCGTTGGAAAAGAGACACCTCCTAAACAtgagaaaggaaattgGAGCGCAACTGCAGTGGGAGGAAGATGTGGTTTTTTAGCTGCCGcgcttttttttatctcttactttttcagtctaaaaaacaatccattttctttgatgcTTTTCACCTCACatgaaaagatgaattatGTTCATCGCCGCCTATCTCAGTTTGCTATTATGCTGGGTGTTATACACGGCCTTATTTACATCGGAAAGGACAGCCATAAGCACCGTAAGTTAGTTGAGCCTGTGTTCAGATGGGGATATGGTATTTTGGGATTAATGGTCATAATGATTGTCAGTGCTTTACCGTTTTTTCGACGTAGGTTTTATGAATGgttctttgttttacaTCATGCATGTAGCATTGGTTTTCTCATATGCATCCATTATCATGATCGGCACTGCGTCCCCTATATGAAAGCGGCTCTTGCTTGTTACGTGTTTGATCGTGGATGTAGAATTCTGCGAAGCTTCATAAATAGAACAAAATTTGAAGTAAGTATGATTGAAGAGAACGTTATTTATTTACGCGGAAAAAAACCCAAAgtctccttcttttctttgccaTGGTCTTCGGGCAGCCATGTTTTTATAAGCATCCCTCGTTTTAGTTTTTGGCAAATCCATCCTTTTACCCTTGCTAGCTGCCCTTCGGACGACTATGTGGAGCTTGTGGTTGCTGTTCGTAAAGGATTTACCCAGAGATTGGCcaacaaaatgaattccACAACCAATCCGCTAAGTGGAGAAGTTGAAAAAGTCAAGTCAAGTAACGATGCAGATATAGTTATTTCCGAATGGCACTCAGGTCGGGACGAATCTAGCTCCgataatgaaataaacTCAGATGCTAATTCTGCAGCATCAGCCAAACAAATGACTGTTCTATTGGATGGACCTTATGGACCAGTTTCAAATCCATTTAGGAATTACGCTTATGTTTTTCTAGCTGCTGGAGGTGTCGGCATTACCTATACCTTACCTATCCTAAGGgatcttcttttgaagccTGGGAATACTCTTCATATCACTTTTGTATGGTCTTGTCGGTCATTGAAGTTACTCAGTTTATTTACTAGAGTTTTGGAGGATTCATTGGATCAAAAGCAGGTCTCCGTCCGTATATATTGTCATCTTACCACAAGCTATCCTGTGAAAGAGCGTTTAATATCGAAATCAAGTGGTTCCAATTTGGTTCAATACTGTGACGGAAAACCTAATTTAGAAAACTATATCAAAGATCACTATGGTTTATCCGACACTAAAACTAATACAGTAGCTGCATGCGGCTCTGAAGCCTTTTTGaagcatttgaaaaaggaagtgACTTCTCAACAAAAATGGGACGCtgatatttttcaacattACGAAGAGATTTAA
- the pcl1 gene encoding vacuolar ferrous iron/manganese transmembrane transporter Pcl1 — MFAWLQPRPKEKHAMGNVSWLRAAVLGANDGILSVSGLLIGVSSAEVSQRNIALTGVSGLIAGALSMAAGEYVSVSSQADLETADLDLERQEMEQHWDEEVIELTNVYIKRGLDRELARTVATKLMEHDALEAHARDELGINMYSIAKPLQASLSSAGAFSTGAILPLITALLSPIEHVTFILTFSTLFFLAFLGIVGAQIGGANRMRAIFRVTVLGVIAMAVTSLVGKFFETPT; from the coding sequence ATGTTTGCTTGGCTGCAACCGAGACCAAAGGAGAAGCATGCGATGGGCAATGTCAGCTGGTTACGGGCCGCTGTCCTGGGCGCCAATGACGGTATACTGTCTGTCTCTGGTTTATTGATTGGAGTTTCGTCTGCTGAAGTCTCTCAACGAAATATCGCTTTAACAGGAGTTTCTGGTTTAATTGCTGGTGCTTTGTCAATGGCTGCCGGTGAATATGTTTCTGTCAGTTCGCAGGCAGACTTGGAAACCGCGGATTTAGATTTAGAAAGACAAGAGATGGAACAACACTGGGATGAAGAGGTGATTGAGTTAACCAATGTCTATATTAAGAGAGGGTTGGACCGAGAATTAGCTCGCACAGTAGCTACCAAACTTATGGAACATGATGCTTTAGAGGCACATGCTCGTGACGAGTTGGGCATCAACATGTATTCCATAGCAAAGCCGCTACAAGCATCCCTTTCATCTGCTGGGGCATTTTCAACTGGTGCGATTTTACCTTTGATTACAGCACTCCTGAGTCCTATAGAACATGTCACCTTTATTTTGACTTTTTCgactctttttttcctcgCTTTCCTGGGTATCGTAGGCGCTCAGATTGGAGGTGCCAACAGAATGCGAGCTATATTCAGAGTCACCGTTTTGGGTGTTATAGCTATGGCCGTCACTTCCTTAGTAGgaaagttttttgaaactcCAACGTAA
- a CDS encoding dethiobiotin synthetase, which translates to MGSTPVPISRRTSMKLFVTGISTDVGKTIVSSILVESLQADYWKPIQSGDLDNSDSHKVQRLISNSKTHIHPNTYALNTPVSPHVAAEIDHVTVDVNRIVPPKTENPHMVIEGAGGVFVPLNDNDMIIDLIHPDYKVVIVSRNYLGSINHTLLTIDALRNRNISIAGIIFSGTKNPETESWILQYSKLCCIGRVNEEGTFDKSLISKYAEMFHPNIMNL; encoded by the coding sequence ATGGGCAGTACACCAGTTCCCATATCCAGAAGAACAAGTATGAAATTATTCGTCACTGGAATTAGTACAGACGTAGGGAAGACAATTGTATCATCAATTCTCGTGGAATCCTTACAAGCGGATTACTGGAAACCCATTCAATCGGGTGATTTAGACAATTCAGATTCCCATAAAGTCCAAAGGTTGATTAGCAACTCCAAAACCCATATTCATCCAAATACTTATGCCCTAAACACACCAGTTAGCCCTCATGTTGCTGCAGAGATCGACCATGTTACAGTTGATGTAAATCGCATTGTTCCCCCCAAAACCGAAAATCCTCACATGGTTATTGAGGGTGCAGGAGGAGTTTTTGTACCGTTGAACGATAACGATATGATCATTGATTTAATTCATCCAGATTATAAGGTTGTTATCGTATCTAGAAATTATTTGGGAAGCATCAATCACACATTGTTGACCATCGACGCTCTTCGCAACAGAAACATCTCAATCGCTGGCATCATATTTAGTGGAACAAAAAACCCTGAAACGGAAAGTTGGATCTTACAGTATTCTAAGCTTTGTTGTATCGGACGAGTAAACGAGGAGGGCACTTTTGATAAATCTTTGATCTCCAAATATGCCGAAATGTTTCATCCCAACATCATGAACCTATGA
- the bio3 gene encoding 7,8-diamino-pelargonic acid aminotransferase (DAPA) gives MNWVEKDLEYIWHPYTQHKTAKPPIVIVKGKGALLWDENGKEYIDAIASWWVNPFGHSNKYIADQIYKQLTSLEHVLLGGFTHPPAIMLAERLLSILPKNQSKVFFSDNGSTSVEVAIKAALQYFYNKNEKRTTIVAFEDAFHGDTFAAMAASGISFYTMAFQGMFIDVVRIPVPVPGKEAQSYETLEKVLTEHHCAAFIFEVLIQGAGGMKMYEPECLDKLIGICQKHQVLTIADEVMTGFGRTGKLFGCDYLKSQPDVLCLSKALTAGTIPMAITTFSKNVFDGFYSDDINKALFHGHTFTGNPTGCAAALASLDLLLSKDMQDNISRIHRSHLEFQRRFKSHPRVHTIRVRGVILALEVSSQQKESYYGNLRNNLYDFFLKNGVMLRPIGNIVYILPPYIISHEQLTTVYSTIERALEEVV, from the coding sequence ATGAATTGGGTGGAAAAAGATTTGGAATACATTTGGCACCCATACACTCAGCACAAAACAGCAAAGCCTCCCATCGTTATTgtcaaaggaaaaggagcTTTACTGTGGGAcgaaaatggaaaagagtATATCGATGCCATTGCTTCCTGGTGGGTGAATCCTTTTGGTCATAGCAACAAGTATATTGCGGACCAAATCTATAAACAATTGACGAGCTTAGAACATGTTTTGCTTGGTGGGTTTACCCACCCTCCAGCAATCATGCTAGCAGAGCGACTGTTATCTATTTTGCCCAAGAACCAaagcaaagtttttttctCGGACAATGGTTCCACTTCTGTCGAAGTGGCTATAAAAGCAGCCCTGCAGTACTTTtacaacaaaaatgaaaagcgAACAACCATCGTAGCTTTTGAGGATGCATTTCATGGCGATACCTTTGCAGCAATGGCTGCAAGTggaatttcattttatacGATGGCTTTCCAAGGAATGTTTATTGACGTTGTTCGCATTCCCGTGCCTGTTCctggaaaagaagcacAAAGTTATGAAACTCTTGAAAAAGTTCTTACTGAACATCACTGCgctgcttttatttttgaagttttaaTCCAAGGTGCTGGAGGCATGAAAATGTATGAGCCTGAATGCCTAGACAAACTCATTGGAATTTGTCAAAAGCATCAAGTGTTAACCATCGCCGATGAGGTTATGACTGGTTTCGGAAGAACGGGAAAATTGTTTGGATGTGATTATCTAAAAAGTCAACCTGATGTGCTATGCTTATCCAAAGCTCTGACAGCTGGCACAATTCCCATGGCTATAACTacgttttccaaaaatgtTTTCGATGGCTTCTACAGCGACGACATCAACAAGGCCCTCTTTCATGGTCATACATTCACTGGAAACCCTACTGGATGTGCCGCGGCACTGGCAAGTTTGGATTTGTTACTGTCCAAAGATATGCAAGACAATATTTCTCGTATTCATCGCAGTCATTTGGAATTTCAAAGGCGTTTTAAATCGCATCCACGCGTGCATACAATTCGTGTGCGCGGTGTTATTCTCGCACTCGAAGTTTCATCTCAGCAGAAAGAAAGTTATTACGGTAACCTCAGAAACAATTTATATGACTTTTTTCTCAAGAATGGAGTTATGCTACGTCCCATTGGAAacattgtttacattctgCCTCCCTATATAATTTCTCACGAGCAACTGACGACTGTTTATTCTACGATTGAAAGAGCTTTAGAAGAAGTAGTATAA
- the fmd2 gene encoding glutathione-dependent formaldehyde dehydrogenase Fmd2: protein MNEIRNTATNLMDKQLGRNPVSETYGQPVQDPSGATMKAVVFNGSKSVKIEQVPKPTITHPKDVIVKTTACTICSGSDSHMFSGEVPGIDKGSVLGHESCGVIVERGSEVQDLFVGERVVIAFDIACGSCSFCKRREFPGCDTTNDTKLMDVNYGAHHSAIFGYTKMLGDVPGCQAEYIRVPFGDVNCYKLPEDIPDIKGLYMSDVLCTSLHACELGSVKEGNTVAIWGMGPIGLYAGRWAEILGAKRVIGIETIPERIEIAKNRFGFEVINRNEVKDIPKKILELIPNGPDVAIDATGFRFTTTMLQKVERAVGLETDSADVVFECFQSVRKYGHVSLIADYVGTSNQFPIGHIMMKHLTVRSGQCPCQNYFDRVLKALRSGEINPEWMITNKVKFDDLPDAYEKLFYKQDGYLKIFCEL from the coding sequence atgaatgaaataaGAAATACAGCTACCAACCTGATGGACAAGCAGTTGGGTCGGAATCCCGTTTCGGAGACATACGGCCAGCCGGTCCAAGATCCATCAGGCGCAACCATGAAAGCTGTTGTGTTCAATGGCTCAAAAAGTGTGAAAATTGAGCAAGTGCCTAAACCAACAATCACTCACCCAAAAGATGTGATTGTTAAAACGACTGCCTGTACCATCTGCTCAGGTTCTGATTCCCACATGTTTTCTGGCGAAGTTCCAGGTATTGATAAAGGTTCTGTCCTTGGACACGAGTCTTGTGGTGTTATAGTTGAACGCGGCTCAGAAGTCCAGGATTTATTTGTAGGTGAGAGAGTAGTTATCGCTTTCGATATTGCCTGTGGATCCTGTTCATTCTGTAAACGACGTGAGTTTCCCGGTTGTGACACTACAAATGACACTAAGCTTATGGACGTCAACTACGGTGCGCATCACTCTGCAATCTTTGGCTATACCAAGATGCTGGGAGATGTCCCAGGCTGTCAGGCCGAATATATTCGTGTCCCGTTTGGTGATGTCAACTGCTATAAGCTCCCAGAAGATATTCCCGATATTAAAGGTCTCTATATGTCAGATGTATTGTGTACCTCTTTGCACGCATGCGAGCTCGGCAGTGtcaaagaaggaaatacAGTTGCAATTTGGGGTATGGGGCCTATTGGGTTGTATGCAGGCCGTTGGGCTGAAATTCTAGGTGCGAAACGTGTCATTGGCATTGAGACTATTCCTGAGCGCATTGAAATCGCTAAGAATCgttttggatttgaagtaataaatagaaatgagGTGAAAGATATTCCCAAAAAGATTCTCGAATTAATTCCCAATGGCCCAGACGTTGCTATTGATGCCACCGGTTTCCGATTCACCACTACTATGCTTCAAAAGGTAGAACGTGCTGTGGGTTTGGAGACGGATTCAGCTGATGTTGTATTTGAATGCTTCCAAAGTGTTCGAAAATATGGCCATGTCTCCCTCATTGCAGACTATGTTGGAACTAGCAATCAATTCCCTATTGGACATATCATGATGAAACATTTGACGGTTCGTTCTGGCCAATGCCCATGCCAAAACTACTTTGACAGAGTATTAAAAGCTCTAAGATCCGGAGAGATTAATCCGGAATGGATGATCACTAACAAGGTCAAGTTTGACGATCTACCTGACGCTTATGAGAAATTGTTTTACAAACAAGATGGATATCTCAAGATTTTCTGTGAATTGTAA
- a CDS encoding DUF4646 family conserved fungal protein, with the protein MGSQVKLKENEAKQDESEEVEGIKPITSPKMEGPCTISVFTPSIRNVTKEDEKAISKTNFLNTNVYTNVFHGLVNRSLKTKVTTLGLPKSFSKKASTKALYSQFQPICLLSRSTEVTKGFPLVYFPDDLPKHDVDEEDYKSFIHDINMACSFSEVALLGSGNLVGLVSLGVSRFIISYYIEKYIDNVRFPVVRGFVELWNKNFFHQRKIHVFFLNPDEVAEQKDKAIEAYQKENEYTGFFSKRLSKRWWNKQHHHISDTGHSRLLIVSFDSDGMPYIP; encoded by the coding sequence ATGGGGTCCCAAGTAAAactgaaagaaaatgaagctaAGCAAGATGAGTCTGAAGAAGTTGAGGGTATAAAGCCCATTACAAGTCCGAAAATGGAAGGACCGTGTACAATATCAGTCTTTACGCCTTCTATCAGAAATGTTACGAAGGAAGACGAGAAAGCTATATCGAAGACAAATTTCCTTAATACAAATGTTTATACGAACGTGTTTCATGGGCTCGTCAATCGTTCATTGAAGACAAAAGTTACAACATTGGGTCTTCCAAAATCATTCTCAAAGAAAGCTTCCACGAAGGCTCTGTATAGTCAATTCCAGCCGATATGTCTCCTTTCTCGAAGCACTGAAGTTACAAAAGGCTTTCCTTTAGTCTATTTTCCAGACGATCTCCCGAAGCATGATGTTGACGAGGAGGATTATAAGTCGTTTATACATGATATTAATATGGCATGTTCCTTTAGTGAAGTTGCTCTTTTAGGATCTGGTAATCTTGTTGGTTTAGTAAGCCTTGGGGTTTCTCGATTCATCATCAGCTATTACATCGAAAAGTACATTGATAATGTTCGTTTTCCTGTGGTTCGGGGATTTGTTGAATTATGGAacaagaatttttttcatcaaagaaagattcatgtcttttttttgaatccgGACGAGGTTGCTGAACAGAAGGATAAAGCAATTGAGGCCtatcaaaaggaaaatgagTACACGggattcttttcaaaaaggttATCCAAGAGATGGTGGAACAAGCAACATCACCATATTTCGGATACTGGACACTCGAGGCTACTTATCGTGTCGTTCGATTCAGACGGTATGCCATACATTCCATAG